The Sphingopyxis fribergensis genome contains a region encoding:
- a CDS encoding strawberry notch-like NTP hydrolase domain-containing protein: protein MSVPLLALAHPDEPESFKTTRLFDVATRLSDLLRRGQPIRRQDLKRLMEEAFSASDATGNWSMRDAYDALEAAQVILLKSPGGRTGIVPDGADAFASLRRLERALPTQTYRSEHQVEMQQFSTPISLAWLAAQAARIGKDDQVLEPSAGTGMLAAHAVRLGAALTLNERDPGRAALLGKLLGDPVTTHDAEFINDLLLPGISPSVVLMNPPFSRSDGRGKDRFAGARHLRSALLRLAPGGRCVAIMPPSFAADGAAANGYTMVCETANPRVEITILGNPYAKHGTSIAVRLIIFDKGWTGPAERLTAQTIEEAAALVGGVPPRLSVPEPEPPAPAVIPLRPRASAKPSPSTIFGGMQKRVLVVPDRIAADGSASPVDYTIRATPLPAGDPVGHYAPWRPARIEINGARPHPDQLVESVAMASVLPPAPSYRPMFQPQALAALSDAQLETIIHAGEACERDLKGTFSPNKAGDQLHEDAEGAVYRTGFFIADGTGVGKGREGAGIILDQWNRGRRRAIWISRSSALIEDARRDWSALGGVPIDIQPLDAFPLGEPVAMASGIVFLTYATLRSQRHDRASRLQQLLDWAGPDFDGVILLDESHALGNAAGTETEFGAAKGSEQGLAGVRLQIALPRARVIYVSATGATKPENLSYTARLGLWGPGTAFRDRDAFLAAMEEGGIAAMEIVARDTKAMGLYTARALSFASVEYDPLEHKLTSAQIEIYDAYADAWAVIHRNVDAALKAANIVDRASGRTLNAMAKGSALSRFESSKQRFWSALLISMKMPTVFEAIETEIAAGNVAVVQLVSTAEAILDRRLAELSPEERAHLDLELSPRATMIDYLKNAFPTQQMRVFATSDGSLRSEPMRHETGNMVECAEAIAARDALIEELCAMPPVPAALDALLAHFGTAQVAEVTGRSRRIVIGSDGSQKLERRGARANLSETQAFMDGLKPILVFSDAGGTGRSYHADLTCRTADKRRVHFLLEPGWRADVAIQGLGRTHRTNQSMPPVFRPVTTDCKGERRFISTIARRLDSLGALTRGQRQTGGQNLFDPADNLESDYAREALTQWYHLLHGNKLSSVNMESFQAITGLKLRDEDGTLLEKLPPIQRWLNRILALRIATQNAIFDEYMGLIQARIDAALEAGTLDVGVETIRAEQIITRSEQTLRTDPVTGAETRLLRLELHLRPRVMHWNRLMQIWDGTREIAYLWNGRSKRVALKVPSWSITDEEGRIVPMCQLVRPTGGTRMQEIAMWASLWKEIDRDEFQKLWEAEASEAEAKVDIETVNVATGLLLPVWHRLPQDDVRVWRIDDGQGISIIGRLIPPAAMAELQSAFGLDGTVELTAAELGAAAQKGTGVAIPGLGGATLTTALVNGSRRLEIRNYRPEDRERLKVHGVFSEVIQHLD, encoded by the coding sequence ATGTCTGTTCCTTTGCTCGCGCTCGCACATCCCGACGAGCCTGAATCTTTCAAGACCACGCGTCTTTTCGACGTCGCTACCCGGTTGTCTGACCTGCTCCGACGCGGCCAGCCCATTCGCCGCCAGGACCTCAAGCGTCTGATGGAGGAAGCCTTCTCGGCCTCCGACGCGACGGGCAACTGGTCGATGCGCGACGCCTATGATGCGCTCGAGGCTGCACAGGTCATCCTCCTCAAATCACCTGGAGGCCGGACTGGCATCGTTCCGGACGGAGCTGATGCATTCGCCTCGCTTCGCCGCCTCGAACGGGCGCTCCCCACCCAGACCTATCGCAGCGAACATCAAGTCGAGATGCAGCAGTTCAGTACGCCGATCTCGCTCGCCTGGCTCGCCGCGCAGGCCGCGCGTATCGGCAAGGACGACCAAGTGCTCGAACCCTCTGCCGGCACCGGCATGCTGGCAGCTCACGCGGTTCGGCTCGGTGCCGCGCTGACCCTGAACGAGCGCGATCCCGGCCGCGCCGCGCTGCTCGGAAAACTGCTCGGCGATCCTGTCACAACGCACGACGCCGAATTCATCAACGACCTGCTACTCCCCGGCATCTCCCCAAGCGTCGTGCTGATGAACCCACCCTTCAGCCGGAGCGACGGTCGGGGCAAGGACCGCTTCGCCGGCGCCCGTCATCTGCGTTCCGCGCTGCTGCGGCTGGCACCGGGCGGCCGCTGTGTCGCTATCATGCCACCCAGCTTCGCAGCGGACGGTGCAGCGGCCAACGGCTATACGATGGTGTGCGAGACCGCGAACCCGCGTGTCGAAATCACGATCCTCGGCAACCCCTATGCCAAGCATGGCACCAGCATCGCGGTCCGACTGATCATATTCGACAAAGGTTGGACAGGGCCGGCGGAACGCTTGACCGCCCAAACGATTGAGGAAGCCGCGGCGCTGGTCGGAGGCGTCCCGCCGCGCCTTTCCGTACCCGAGCCGGAGCCACCAGCGCCGGCCGTCATCCCCCTGCGACCGCGCGCCTCCGCCAAACCATCACCGTCGACGATCTTCGGCGGCATGCAGAAGCGCGTGCTGGTTGTCCCCGACCGCATAGCGGCCGATGGAAGTGCCAGTCCGGTCGACTATACGATCCGCGCAACGCCGCTGCCAGCGGGCGATCCGGTCGGACATTACGCGCCCTGGCGGCCCGCACGCATCGAAATTAACGGCGCAAGGCCCCACCCGGACCAATTGGTGGAGTCGGTTGCCATGGCATCCGTGCTGCCGCCCGCGCCCAGCTATCGTCCGATGTTCCAGCCGCAGGCTCTCGCCGCCCTGTCTGACGCCCAGCTGGAAACGATCATCCATGCCGGCGAAGCCTGTGAGCGCGATCTGAAAGGCACCTTCTCGCCCAACAAGGCGGGCGACCAATTGCACGAGGATGCGGAAGGCGCTGTTTACCGGACGGGCTTCTTCATCGCTGACGGCACCGGTGTGGGCAAAGGCCGTGAGGGTGCGGGCATCATCCTGGACCAATGGAACCGCGGCCGCCGCCGGGCAATCTGGATTTCACGCAGCTCGGCGTTGATCGAGGACGCAAGGCGGGACTGGAGCGCGCTCGGGGGCGTCCCCATCGATATCCAGCCACTCGATGCGTTTCCACTCGGTGAACCGGTCGCTATGGCTAGCGGGATCGTCTTCCTCACTTATGCGACGCTCCGCTCTCAGCGGCATGACCGCGCATCGCGTCTGCAACAATTGCTCGATTGGGCGGGGCCAGACTTCGACGGCGTCATCCTGCTCGACGAGTCGCATGCACTCGGGAACGCTGCCGGCACCGAGACCGAGTTTGGCGCGGCTAAGGGGTCCGAACAGGGCCTTGCTGGCGTCCGGCTGCAGATCGCGTTGCCGCGCGCCCGGGTCATCTATGTTTCCGCGACCGGAGCGACCAAACCGGAAAATCTGAGCTATACCGCACGGCTCGGCCTCTGGGGACCGGGTACTGCCTTCCGAGACCGAGACGCTTTCCTTGCCGCGATGGAGGAGGGCGGCATTGCGGCGATGGAGATCGTCGCGCGCGATACCAAGGCCATGGGGCTCTATACGGCACGCGCGCTCAGCTTCGCCAGCGTCGAATATGACCCGCTCGAGCATAAGCTGACATCCGCCCAGATCGAAATCTACGATGCTTATGCCGACGCCTGGGCCGTGATTCATCGCAACGTCGATGCCGCGTTGAAAGCCGCCAATATCGTCGATCGCGCCTCAGGTCGGACCTTGAACGCGATGGCGAAGGGATCCGCGCTCAGCCGATTCGAAAGCTCCAAGCAGCGCTTCTGGTCGGCATTGCTCATCTCGATGAAGATGCCGACCGTCTTCGAGGCGATCGAAACCGAAATCGCAGCGGGCAATGTAGCTGTCGTCCAACTCGTCAGCACCGCCGAGGCAATTCTCGACAGGCGGCTTGCGGAACTCTCGCCAGAAGAACGCGCGCATCTCGATCTGGAACTCTCGCCGCGGGCGACCATGATCGATTATCTCAAAAACGCCTTCCCGACCCAGCAGATGCGCGTTTTCGCCACCAGCGATGGTTCACTCCGGTCAGAGCCGATGCGCCACGAGACGGGCAATATGGTCGAATGCGCCGAAGCCATTGCGGCTCGCGACGCATTGATCGAGGAGCTCTGCGCCATGCCGCCGGTTCCGGCTGCTCTCGACGCGCTGCTCGCGCATTTCGGGACGGCACAAGTCGCCGAGGTAACGGGCCGATCGCGTCGCATCGTAATCGGCAGCGACGGTTCCCAGAAGCTTGAACGGCGCGGCGCACGCGCCAATCTCTCCGAAACCCAGGCATTCATGGACGGGCTGAAACCCATCCTTGTCTTCTCCGACGCCGGTGGCACCGGTCGTTCCTATCATGCCGACCTGACCTGCAGGACGGCCGACAAGCGACGCGTCCATTTCCTGCTGGAACCGGGCTGGCGTGCGGATGTCGCGATCCAGGGTCTGGGGCGCACCCATCGCACCAATCAGAGCATGCCGCCTGTGTTCAGGCCGGTGACGACCGACTGCAAGGGCGAGCGTCGCTTCATCTCGACCATAGCGCGCCGTCTCGACAGTCTGGGCGCGCTGACACGCGGGCAGCGCCAGACGGGTGGCCAGAACCTGTTCGATCCGGCGGATAATCTCGAAAGCGATTACGCACGGGAAGCGCTAACCCAATGGTATCATCTTCTCCATGGGAACAAGCTCTCGAGTGTGAATATGGAGAGCTTCCAGGCCATCACCGGTCTCAAGCTTAGAGACGAGGACGGCACGCTCCTCGAGAAGCTGCCGCCGATCCAGCGCTGGCTCAACCGCATCCTCGCGCTCCGGATCGCAACCCAGAATGCGATTTTCGACGAATATATGGGGCTCATCCAGGCGCGCATCGACGCGGCGCTTGAAGCCGGTACGCTTGATGTCGGAGTTGAGACCATCCGCGCCGAGCAGATCATCACGCGATCCGAGCAGACGCTGCGCACCGATCCGGTGACCGGCGCGGAGACCAGACTGCTACGACTCGAGCTCCATCTGCGCCCGCGCGTCATGCACTGGAACCGGTTGATGCAGATCTGGGACGGCACCCGCGAAATCGCTTATCTCTGGAACGGCAGGTCCAAGCGCGTCGCTCTAAAAGTGCCGTCCTGGTCGATTACCGACGAGGAAGGACGCATCGTGCCCATGTGTCAGCTTGTTCGTCCGACCGGCGGGACCCGCATGCAGGAAATAGCCATGTGGGCCAGCCTCTGGAAAGAGATCGACCGTGACGAATTCCAGAAGCTCTGGGAAGCCGAAGCGAGCGAGGCGGAGGCCAAGGTCGATATCGAGACCGTCAACGTCGCGACCGGACTCCTCCTGCCGGTTTGGCACCGACTTCCTCAGGATGATGTCCGCGTCTGGCGGATCGATGATGGGCAGGGGATTTCGATCATAGGCCGCCTGATCCCGCCGGCGGCAATGGCGGAACTGCAATCAGCCTTCGGTCTCGACGGCACGGTCGAACTGACCGCTGCCGAACTTGGCGCCGCGGCCCAGAAGGGGACGGGGGTTGCGATCCCAGGCCTGGGCGGCGCGACGTTGACAACCGCGCTCGTTAACGGCTCGCGCCGACTTGAAATCCGCAACTACCGGCCGGAGGACCGCGAGCGACTGAAGGTCCACGGTGTGTTCAGCGAGGTCATTCAGCACTTAGATTAG
- a CDS encoding site-specific integrase: MSPVINPKAFEPDTVISTRSVWGDAVWHLDDAPPGWKTADFSIIWGFAVIDGRFSDPRWAAWCTAAKTFLWSLQVDPPPGCIRIRGATLTGVFKRLRLLICWMVSESYRGFGDLDRAGADRFLEAVGRRRTRAGKPIDVRTIFTYRTLLARLDQQGVRYPAVATLEPLSGITHGWTPPMRSMLPYTPDAIAVPLVSGALRLLASPADDVIALQALAQSAQDEALAKGMSYHRSRFVVLEAIKPFRFSTLPGEAAPWQNGPVRSTKQVRFLVQRLYEACFVTISYLVGPRVSEILGLRPGCIEYRPSADGIERFAYLVGRIYKTASSSGGKVHHWPAPPAVERAVAIMEILSQPLRERSGRPELWLLSAHAGLLGPNALIQLPVTEVIINRLNRFFAPFIGLPDHAGEPWRLTTHQGRKTFARFIGKRDRTGLHALQHHLGHVSRVMTDRSYVGTDFQLDELIDQQAQEETRAALEELLTATRLAGKGGRLIASRSRFRGRTLDGDVRAYVDFLMAETDLRLGVCDWGYCVYRVESSACFGDEKGPNPALRTQSTCVSCANFAVTAKHRSVWETRRARNASLLEHPSLDPVSCELAITRIAECNRILTELDQQIEVAHE, from the coding sequence ATGAGCCCGGTCATCAATCCCAAGGCGTTCGAGCCGGATACGGTGATCTCGACCCGCTCCGTGTGGGGGGATGCGGTCTGGCACCTCGACGACGCACCACCGGGGTGGAAAACGGCGGACTTCTCGATCATCTGGGGCTTTGCGGTGATCGACGGCCGGTTCTCCGATCCTCGCTGGGCAGCCTGGTGCACGGCAGCCAAAACGTTCCTCTGGAGCTTGCAGGTCGATCCGCCGCCGGGGTGCATCAGGATCCGGGGGGCGACCCTGACCGGTGTGTTCAAGCGGCTCAGGCTGCTGATATGCTGGATGGTGAGCGAGAGCTATCGTGGGTTCGGCGATCTTGATCGGGCCGGGGCGGATCGGTTCCTGGAGGCTGTGGGACGACGACGCACGCGCGCTGGCAAACCGATCGATGTCCGAACGATCTTCACCTATCGGACGCTGCTTGCGCGCCTCGATCAGCAGGGCGTGCGATATCCTGCGGTAGCAACATTGGAGCCGCTCTCAGGTATTACGCATGGCTGGACCCCGCCAATGCGATCAATGCTGCCCTATACGCCCGATGCGATTGCCGTGCCGCTGGTGAGCGGAGCGCTCAGGTTGCTCGCATCCCCCGCCGACGATGTGATCGCTTTGCAGGCTCTGGCACAATCAGCACAGGATGAAGCTCTGGCCAAGGGCATGAGCTATCACCGGTCCCGCTTTGTCGTTCTGGAGGCGATCAAGCCGTTCCGGTTCTCGACGCTTCCGGGCGAAGCGGCCCCTTGGCAAAATGGCCCGGTGAGGAGCACCAAGCAGGTGCGGTTCCTGGTGCAGCGCCTCTATGAGGCGTGCTTCGTCACGATCTCTTACCTTGTTGGCCCGCGAGTCTCCGAAATACTCGGGTTGCGGCCCGGATGCATCGAATATCGTCCATCGGCGGACGGCATCGAGCGGTTCGCCTATCTGGTCGGCCGCATTTACAAGACCGCATCCTCGTCAGGCGGCAAGGTGCATCACTGGCCCGCGCCGCCGGCGGTCGAACGCGCCGTCGCGATCATGGAAATACTGTCGCAGCCGCTTCGTGAGCGGAGCGGTCGTCCCGAACTGTGGCTGCTGTCGGCCCACGCCGGGCTGCTCGGCCCCAACGCGCTGATACAGCTGCCGGTGACCGAGGTGATCATCAACCGGCTGAACCGCTTCTTCGCGCCGTTCATAGGCTTGCCGGACCACGCCGGTGAACCTTGGCGTCTGACCACGCATCAGGGACGAAAGACGTTCGCCCGCTTCATCGGCAAGCGAGACCGAACCGGCTTACACGCTCTCCAGCACCATCTTGGTCATGTGAGCCGGGTGATGACAGATCGCAGCTATGTCGGCACCGACTTCCAACTCGACGAGTTGATCGATCAGCAAGCCCAGGAGGAAACGCGCGCGGCTCTGGAGGAGTTGCTGACAGCTACACGTCTCGCAGGGAAAGGCGGTCGCTTGATAGCATCGCGCTCACGGTTCCGCGGTCGGACACTTGACGGAGATGTTCGCGCCTACGTCGACTTCCTGATGGCGGAAACCGACCTCAGGCTTGGGGTCTGCGACTGGGGTTACTGCGTCTATCGCGTGGAAAGCTCGGCATGCTTCGGTGACGAGAAAGGGCCAAATCCTGCCCTGCGAACCCAAAGCACGTGTGTCAGTTGCGCCAACTTCGCCGTCACGGCCAAGCATCGCTCTGTCTGGGAAACACGGCGCGCGCGCAATGCATCCTTGCTCGAACACCCCTCCCTCGATCCGGTCAGCTGTGAACTGGCGATCACGCGCATCGCCGAATGCAACCGGATCCTGACCGAACTCGACCAACAAATAGAGGTCGCGCATGAATAG
- a CDS encoding site-specific integrase, which produces MPNGRRIDRRLNAEDRGSAVATFRGAWGENTRAFDFSTLGLSMELTIFLAEAFAGQYTAAASTTRRAQWYSIATFARFAAGEGNLSLVTDFTSEMVGRYMLWLDRQRSASGDRWSEAYKGNALTSLRQLVEWTRRNRPERLPCRIDFTRGSYDIRSAKPRPRLTSAELKAILVHCYEEIDEAWLMFRIGRQAIETSGELNGIDPRLVDTIRKLARVDDGIVPGRRKMERAGVPWSTAVRHGGLQQVAPYLHLTGEAAVAFYIAIVIQTAGNPAPMRLIGRDCLTTHPLDDNRLMVEWDKPRAGRKYKRVQRRSFDTRRAYAAPNLINRLLQMTAPLARRARPQDKEKLFLLLSGQTGAVTALPHPTLWKGVKRFVARRNAKVAVNSADACRLPALPDIAPAFLRGSVATEYYKASGGDIVVTQAQLNHGNVSTTDRYVRGPETERIQHETIARAQAMLVAWVTGVEPPKGKPRCRPGRATMPFAHDCLDPANGACDGTLCPHYGACLRCPGLVIPLDAHHLARILQAIAALVDARDRIDPVRWEGVYAPSHRILLSDILPDFPTGLHAEAEKLVSMLPPLPVLE; this is translated from the coding sequence ATGCCTAACGGCCGCAGAATCGATCGGCGGCTGAACGCCGAGGATCGCGGAAGTGCCGTCGCGACCTTCCGAGGTGCATGGGGCGAGAACACCCGCGCCTTCGACTTCTCCACTCTGGGGCTGTCGATGGAACTGACCATCTTCCTGGCGGAAGCCTTTGCCGGGCAATATACGGCCGCAGCGTCGACCACCCGACGTGCGCAATGGTACTCGATTGCGACGTTCGCCCGGTTCGCGGCGGGCGAGGGAAACCTGTCGTTAGTCACCGACTTCACCTCCGAGATGGTGGGACGTTACATGCTGTGGCTTGACCGGCAAAGAAGCGCGTCCGGGGACCGCTGGTCGGAGGCCTATAAAGGAAATGCGCTCACATCGCTTCGACAGCTTGTCGAGTGGACGCGGCGAAATCGGCCTGAGCGCCTGCCGTGCCGCATCGACTTCACGCGGGGCAGCTACGACATCCGCAGCGCGAAGCCGCGCCCGCGCCTGACCTCCGCCGAACTGAAGGCCATCCTCGTGCATTGCTATGAGGAGATCGACGAGGCCTGGCTTATGTTCAGAATAGGGCGGCAAGCCATCGAAACATCCGGCGAACTGAACGGTATCGACCCAAGACTGGTCGATACGATCCGGAAACTGGCCCGCGTTGATGACGGAATAGTCCCTGGCCGGCGGAAGATGGAGCGGGCCGGTGTGCCCTGGTCGACCGCAGTCCGGCATGGCGGACTGCAGCAGGTTGCTCCCTATCTTCACCTGACTGGTGAGGCTGCCGTCGCATTTTACATCGCTATCGTCATCCAGACCGCGGGCAATCCCGCCCCGATGCGGCTCATCGGCAGGGACTGCCTGACGACACACCCGCTCGACGACAACCGGCTGATGGTTGAATGGGACAAACCCCGCGCTGGCCGCAAATACAAGCGCGTTCAACGCCGTTCGTTCGACACGCGCCGTGCCTATGCCGCGCCCAACCTTATCAACCGGTTGCTCCAAATGACCGCGCCGCTAGCGCGGCGCGCACGGCCGCAGGACAAGGAGAAGTTGTTCCTTCTTCTGAGCGGGCAGACAGGCGCCGTTACTGCGCTGCCGCATCCGACGCTGTGGAAAGGCGTCAAGCGGTTCGTGGCTCGGCGAAATGCGAAGGTCGCCGTAAATAGCGCCGACGCGTGCCGGTTGCCTGCGCTCCCCGACATTGCTCCGGCCTTCCTGCGCGGCAGTGTCGCGACGGAATATTACAAGGCCTCCGGCGGGGATATTGTGGTGACCCAGGCCCAGCTCAATCACGGGAACGTCAGCACAACGGACCGATATGTGCGAGGGCCGGAGACAGAAAGAATCCAGCACGAAACAATCGCCAGGGCGCAGGCCATGCTGGTTGCATGGGTAACGGGCGTCGAACCGCCCAAAGGCAAACCGAGGTGTCGCCCCGGCAGAGCGACGATGCCGTTTGCGCATGACTGCCTGGATCCTGCCAACGGCGCGTGCGATGGCACGCTTTGCCCGCACTACGGGGCGTGCCTGCGCTGTCCGGGTCTGGTGATCCCGCTCGATGCCCATCATCTCGCCCGGATCCTTCAGGCCATCGCTGCATTGGTGGATGCGCGGGACCGGATCGATCCGGTCCGGTGGGAGGGGGTGTATGCACCAAGCCATCGCATCCTGCTGAGTGACATATTACCCGACTTCCCGACCGGCTTGCATGCCGAGGCGGAAAAACTGGTGTCCATGCTGCCGCCGCTTCCGGTGCTGGAATGA
- a CDS encoding tyrosine-type recombinase/integrase, producing the protein MARIVKAVEGHAAIPANFPIIVSDDMAIIEPVFAWLLMLATVPGRSHSPETVRTYGEHLHDWFDTLEQSGLEWHAVTETEIASWRNRMLGGPSPHTQRPYARSTVNDRVRTVCRFYSWAHHAGWIEALPFHFTDVRIGLGRQSFLGHINPRPGIIAANVLTVAQYERLPRALRVDQLRRLFSHLDAPYRLMGEWALATGMRRKELCGLEGYQIPETAHLEADEHPLIGIGLSITKGDQPRTVYAPIGLVDRTHRYIDEVRTPSIRRLRARNSRYRAPASLFLNREGRPVTRERLTAAMAEAFTASGVEGTGHWLRHTFAITMLARLQQQARDTPHINPLKIVQMLLGHRSIQSTAIYLRCIDIYASDLEESVAYLYGAAISDA; encoded by the coding sequence ATGGCGCGGATTGTGAAAGCTGTGGAGGGTCACGCCGCAATACCCGCGAACTTCCCGATCATCGTCAGCGATGACATGGCGATCATCGAGCCAGTCTTCGCGTGGCTGCTCATGCTGGCGACGGTGCCCGGCAGGTCACACTCACCGGAGACCGTGCGGACCTACGGCGAGCACCTCCATGACTGGTTCGATACGCTCGAGCAGTCGGGGCTCGAATGGCACGCTGTGACTGAAACCGAGATCGCCTCCTGGCGTAATCGGATGCTGGGAGGGCCGAGCCCACACACGCAGCGGCCCTACGCGCGTTCGACAGTCAACGATCGCGTCCGAACCGTTTGCCGCTTCTATAGCTGGGCCCACCATGCTGGCTGGATCGAAGCGCTTCCGTTCCACTTCACCGACGTCCGGATCGGGCTGGGCCGCCAATCCTTCCTGGGGCACATCAACCCACGGCCGGGTATCATCGCTGCCAATGTGCTCACGGTCGCGCAGTACGAGCGGCTTCCCCGCGCGTTGCGCGTCGATCAGCTGCGCCGCCTCTTCTCGCATCTCGATGCGCCCTACCGGCTGATGGGCGAATGGGCGTTGGCAACCGGCATGCGGCGCAAGGAACTTTGCGGCCTTGAGGGATACCAGATCCCTGAAACCGCGCATCTCGAAGCGGACGAACATCCGCTCATAGGCATAGGCCTCTCGATCACGAAAGGCGATCAGCCGCGTACCGTTTATGCGCCGATCGGGCTCGTAGACCGGACCCATCGCTATATCGACGAGGTGCGCACCCCGTCGATCCGGCGGCTCCGCGCTCGGAATAGCCGGTATCGCGCGCCGGCGTCGCTGTTCCTCAATCGCGAGGGTAGACCGGTAACCAGAGAGCGGCTGACGGCGGCCATGGCCGAAGCGTTTACAGCGTCCGGTGTGGAGGGCACTGGTCATTGGTTGCGGCACACCTTTGCCATTACGATGCTGGCGAGGCTGCAGCAACAGGCGCGGGATACACCGCACATCAACCCGCTCAAGATCGTCCAGATGCTCCTCGGCCACCGCTCGATCCAGAGCACCGCGATCTACTTGCGCTGCATCGATATATACGCATCCGACCTGGAGGAGAGCGTCGCCTATCTCTACGGCGCCGCCATCAGCGATGCCTAA
- a CDS encoding MucR family transcriptional regulator — MAETEDSGVMSLTVTLLSAYFANNTVPSAELPALVEGTRRALLGDAPVATTVGAPGSEEVALEKPVAAPAAEEIVPETPAAAPDHKPKVSIDESLASPDHILSLIDGKPYKALKRHLSAHGLTPAEYRGRYGLPADYPIVARGYSAARREVALKLGLGGKRKNSPSAVAEEMPSPQVTDTPEPVVAETPPAKAASTRRPRTKTVDVKPKPAAKKPKRKAAPALVAADAPASPVSETPNPAVAETPPAEHAPEGPSPKALDAKSKSVAVKPKRKVTKGVAAKASVARANAAPKPKRIRAKKTDAEAAPSAEPAPENTLAAS, encoded by the coding sequence CCGAAGATTCGGGCGTCATGTCTTTGACCGTGACGTTGCTCAGCGCATATTTCGCGAACAACACCGTGCCGAGCGCCGAATTGCCAGCGCTGGTGGAGGGGACGCGGAGGGCGCTGCTGGGCGACGCACCTGTCGCAACGACAGTTGGCGCTCCAGGAAGTGAAGAGGTTGCTCTGGAGAAGCCAGTCGCCGCCCCGGCGGCCGAAGAGATTGTACCGGAGACGCCGGCCGCCGCTCCGGATCATAAGCCGAAGGTCTCCATTGACGAAAGTCTGGCATCACCGGATCACATACTAAGCCTGATCGATGGCAAGCCCTACAAGGCGCTCAAACGACATCTGTCAGCGCATGGATTGACGCCTGCGGAATATCGTGGCCGCTATGGCCTTCCGGCGGACTATCCTATCGTCGCGCGAGGATATTCGGCGGCCCGAAGAGAAGTCGCACTGAAGCTGGGCCTCGGCGGCAAGCGCAAGAACTCTCCTTCGGCTGTTGCCGAGGAAATGCCTTCACCCCAGGTTACCGACACGCCCGAGCCTGTCGTTGCTGAGACACCCCCGGCAAAGGCCGCGTCGACACGTCGCCCGCGAACCAAGACTGTCGACGTGAAACCGAAGCCGGCGGCCAAGAAGCCTAAGCGTAAGGCCGCTCCTGCGCTGGTCGCCGCGGACGCGCCTGCATCCCCGGTTTCCGAGACGCCCAACCCTGCCGTTGCTGAGACGCCCCCAGCAGAGCACGCGCCTGAAGGTCCCTCGCCCAAGGCTCTCGATGCCAAATCGAAGTCCGTAGCGGTAAAACCCAAGCGCAAGGTCACCAAGGGCGTTGCCGCAAAGGCTTCCGTCGCGCGCGCGAATGCGGCACCGAAGCCGAAGCGCATTCGGGCGAAAAAGACAGACGCTGAGGCGGCTCCATCGGCTGAACCCGCGCCGGAAAACACGCTCGCGGCAAGTTGA